From Chitinophagaceae bacterium, the proteins below share one genomic window:
- a CDS encoding IPExxxVDY family protein, whose product MATGQKLKIDNEALAEEFFEDSTLLGIVAPIKDYQFSWQLNQFLGFNFRVNNDIEIQLTKKKRSYFFSIYEYAIPSISVAHYLYNNQYDGEYLLPEFKHLDFLWLIKGDPVAAEDLKNLLQSIRTIPGVQLVTEMTNEKIKNKQHLIF is encoded by the coding sequence ATGGCAACGGGGCAGAAATTAAAAATTGACAACGAAGCGCTGGCGGAAGAGTTCTTTGAAGACTCCACCCTGCTGGGCATTGTTGCGCCCATTAAAGATTACCAGTTCAGCTGGCAGCTCAACCAGTTCCTCGGCTTTAATTTCCGGGTGAACAACGACATCGAGATACAGCTCACCAAAAAGAAGCGCAGTTATTTTTTCAGCATTTATGAATACGCCATCCCTTCCATTTCAGTGGCGCATTATTTATACAACAACCAGTATGACGGGGAATACCTGTTGCCGGAATTCAAACACCTTGATTTCCTGTGGCTGATAAAGGGGGATCCCGTAGCTGCCGAAGACCTGAAGAATCTCCTGCAGTCGATACGTACCATACCGGGCGTACAACTGGTCACCGAAATGACCAACGAGAAAATAAAGAACAAGCAACACCTGATATTTTAA